From the Actinomadura luzonensis genome, the window TCGTGGACCGGCTGCCGCGTCCCACCGCGCAGGCCGTGGCGGGCCGGATGGCCGTCCTGGTCGAGTCGGCGGAGCAGGCCGCGAACCGGGCGGCGGCGCAGTGATGCTGAGGATCACCCTGCGCTCGTTCGCGCACCACCGCGCGGGCGCGCTCGCCACCGGCCTGGTCGCGCTCGTCGGCATGATCCTGGTCACGGGCATGACGAGCCTGCTGGGCACCGGGCTGGCCGCGAGCACGGCCGCCGCCGACCGCCCGTTCCTGGTGCAGTTCCCGCTCATCATGGGCGGGTGGGCGGTCGCGATCGTGGTGTTCGCCATGGTCTCGACGGTCGGGGTCGCGCTCGGCGGGCGCGCCGAGGAGATCGCCGGCATCCGCCTGATCGGCGCGACCCCGCGCCAGGTGCAGGGGATGCTGGTGCTGGAGACGGCGGCCGTCACGGCCGTCGCGGCGCCGCCCGGCCTGGCCGGCGGGTACCTCGTCGGGTGGGCGGTGATGGGCGGCATCCGGTCCGCCGGGCTGACCGCGTCGGCGACGGTGTTCGCGCCGGGCGTGGCGCTGCCGGCGCTCGGCGTGCTCGTCGTGCTGGCCGCGAGCGTGCTCGCCGCCTGGATCGGCAGCCGCGCCCCGGCCAGCCGCAGCCCCGTCGCCGACGCGGCGCCGCCCGCGCGCGGCCGGCAGGCCGGCGTCCCGGCCGGCCGCGCCGCGTCGCCGCCGGGATCGTGATCCTCGCCGGCCTGGGCTCGTCGGCCGCGGTGCTCGGCATGGACCCGGCCGACGTGCGCACCACCGCGATGACCGGGCCCGGCTGCGTGCTCGTCGCCGTCGGCCTGTGCGTCCTCGCCCCGGAGCTCGTCGCCCTGGTCAACCTCACGCTCCGGGCCGCGCGCCGCACGGAGGCCACCGCCTCCTCGCACCTGGCCGCGATCAACCTGGCCGCCGCCCCCGAGCGGGTGCGCCCGGCCGTGACCTTCCTCACCCTCTTCGTCGGCGTCGCCGCGGGGACGCTCAGCATGCAGGGCATCGAGAACGCCACCGGCCAAGCGGGCGGCACCGGCCAGGTGCTCGCCTCGATCAACTACCTGGTCGTGGCGCTGATCGCGGCGTTCATGGCCATCGCGCTCACCAACAACCTGGTCGCCGCCATCAACCGGCGGCGCGCCGAGTTCGCGGTCCTGTCCCTGATCGGCTCGACCCCCGTGCAGACGCGGCGCATGCTGACCAGGGAGCTGGCGGCGGCCACGGCGGTCAGCACGGTCGCGGGCGGCGCCGGCGCGTTCCTCACCGTCCTGCCGTTCGCGCTGGTCAAGACCGGCGACCCGGCGCAGGCGGCGGCGCCACTCCCCTACGCGCTCACGATCCTGGTCGGGGCCGGCGTCACCCTCGGCGTCTCGTCCCTGGTCGGCCGGCGGGTCATCCGTACGGCGTGACGGCGCCCGCGCGGACCGGTCAGGAATCGAGAAGCGGCCGGCCCGGCGCCGCGCCTACCGTGATCATGAGGTCCCGGCGGCGGAAGGAACCCCATGTGCCACCCTTCGTGGACGCGCGCGCTCAACGAGGCGCACCGGCTCGGCGAGCTCGCACGCCTGCGGCGGGTCCGCGACCGCATCGACCGCGAGTACGCCCGGCCGCTCGACGTCGAGGCGCTGGCCCGCGACGCGGGCCTGCCCGCCGGGCAGCTCGCCCGCCGCTTCCTGCTGGCCTACGGCCGCACGCCGTACGCCTACCTGATGGCGCGCCGGGTCGAGCGGGCGGTCGCGCTGCTGGGCGCGGCCGGCCGCGACCCCGCCGAGGTGTGCGCGGCGGTCGGGGGCCCGTGCCCGGCCGCCTTCCACCGCCGGTTCGCCCAGATCGTCGGCACGCCGCCCGGCGCGTACCGGCGTGCGGCGGCCGGCGGCTAGCGTGGCGGTATGGACCTGAGCATCCACACGACAGTGCTGCCGCACGACGACCCGGACGCGTCCCTGGCCTTCTGGCGCGACACCCTCGGCTTCGAGGTGCGCAGCGACGTCGGGCACGGCAAGATGCGCTGGATCACCGTCGGCCCCGCCGGGCAGCCGGGCACCTCCATCCTCCTGGCGCCGCCCGGCGCCGACCCCGGCATCACCGAGGACGAGCGCCGGACCATCGCCGCCATGATGGCCAAGGGCACCTACGGCTGGATCCTGCTGGCCACCCCCGGCCTCGACGACGCCTTCGAGAAGGTGCGGGCCGCCGGCGCCGAGGTGGTCCAGGAGCCCACCGACCAGCCGTACGGGGTGCGCGACTGCGCCTTCCGCGACCCGGCGGGCAACCTGGTCCGCTTCCAGGAGGTGCGCTGAGCCAGGACCGTCACCTGGTGAGGTGGCGTCCTCCGGCGACGGACACGACCTCGCCGTTGACGTGGCCGTTCGCCGCCGAGGCGAGGTAGGCGACGGTGGAGGCGACGTCCTCAGGGGTGCAGATGCGGCCGGTCGGCGTCCGGGCCCCCTCGGCGTCGATGGCCTCCTGCCCGAAGCCCGGGTGGGTCAGCGCCCGTTCGGTGCGGGTGAAGCCGGGTCTGACCACGTTGGTGAGGACGCCGTGCCGGGCCTCGCGGACGGCGAGGACCAGCGCGGCCGCCTCCAGCGCGCCCTTGGCCGCCGGGTAGGTCGCCGCCGCGGGCATGGGCTGGCCGACCACGTCCGACGAGATGAGCACCACGCGCCCCCATCCCGCCGCCCGCATGCCGGGAAGGGCGGCCTCGATCACGGACAGCGTTCCCGTGACGTTCCGGCTCGGCGTCGAGCAGCCGACCGCCACCCGCAGCCTGGCCCGGCTGGAGACCGGCGGGTGGTTCCGCCGCGAGCCGGTGCCCGCCGACCGCCGGCAGGTGCGCATCGTCGTCACCGACGCCGGCCGCGAGCTGCTGCCCGCGATCGAGCGCGCTTGGGCCGAGCTCGCCGACGAGGCCATGGGCGAGGTGTCCGAGGAGCAGCGCCACGTCGTGCTGACCGTCCTCGAACAGGCCAACGACACGCTACGGGCCCTGGTCGGGGAAGCCGCCCTGGCCGACGGATGACCCTCCGGGGGTGGCAGGATCAGCGTGCACCGACGCACGCAATCTCGCCGACCGACCGACGGAGCCGTCGTCCCGCCATGCACATCGTCGCCGTCCTCGCGCTGGACCAGGTGATCCCGTTCGACCTCGCCACCCCCATCGAGGTCTTCACCCGCACCCGCCTCCCGGACGGCCGCCCCGCCTACGAGGTGCGCGTGTGCGCCGAGCGCCGGCAGGTCGAGGCGGGCGCCTTCGCCATCCAGGCCCCCTGGGGCCTCGACGCCCTCCAGGACGCCGGCACGATCATCGTCCCCGGCACCACGGCCCCGCAGGCCCCGCTCTCCCCCGAGGTACGCGACGCCCTGCGCGCGGCCGCCGCGAACGGCGCCCGCATCGCCTCCATCTGCTCGGGCGCCTTCCCGCTGGCCGCCACCGGCCTGCTCGCCGGCCTCCGCGCCACCACCCACTGGGCCGCCGCCGGCCTCCTGGCCGCCGCCCACCCCGACATCGACGTCGACCCGGACGTCCTCTACGTCGACAACGGGCAGTTCCTCACCTCGGCGGGCGCCGCCGCCGGCCTGGACCTGTGCCTGCACCTGATCCGCCGCGACCACGGCTCGGCGGTCGCCGCCGACGCCGCCCGCCTGTCCGTCATGCCGCTCGAGCGGGAGGGCGGCCAGGCCCAGTTCATCGCCCACGACCACGCGCCCGACCCCCGGGGCTCCGCCCTCGAACCCCTGCTGACCTGGCTCCAGGACAACCTCGGCCGCGACCTCTCCCTCGCCGACATCGCCGCCCAGGCCGGCGTCAGCACCCGCACCCTGATCCGCCGCTTCACCGAGCAGACCGGCACCACGCCCCTGCAATGGCTGCACCGCGCCCGCGTCCGCCGGGCCCAGCACCTCCTGGAGACCACCCGGCACTCCGTCGAGCGCATCGCGGCCGAGGTCGGCTTCGGCTCCCCCACGTCCTTCCGCGAACGCTTCAAGCGCACCACCGGCGTCACCCCCCACGCCTACCGGCGCGCCTTCACCTGACGCCGCCCCCAGACGGCGAGCGGCCCGCGCACCGCGGCGTCCACCAGCCCGTGCGGCATGGCAGTCGCGGGCGATCGTGACCTCTTCCCTGGCCGGCCGCTGGAGGAAATCGCGTGGGCGAGCGGGCAGGCGCGGCCGG encodes:
- a CDS encoding MarR family winged helix-turn-helix transcriptional regulator, which gives rise to MSTTRPHPAARMPGRAASITDSVPVTFRLGVEQPTATRSLARLETGGWFRREPVPADRRQVRIVVTDAGRELLPAIERAWAELADEAMGEVSEEQRHVVLTVLEQANDTLRALVGEAALADG
- a CDS encoding VOC family protein; the encoded protein is MDLSIHTTVLPHDDPDASLAFWRDTLGFEVRSDVGHGKMRWITVGPAGQPGTSILLAPPGADPGITEDERRTIAAMMAKGTYGWILLATPGLDDAFEKVRAAGAEVVQEPTDQPYGVRDCAFRDPAGNLVRFQEVR
- a CDS encoding helix-turn-helix domain-containing protein, producing MCHPSWTRALNEAHRLGELARLRRVRDRIDREYARPLDVEALARDAGLPAGQLARRFLLAYGRTPYAYLMARRVERAVALLGAAGRDPAEVCAAVGGPCPAAFHRRFAQIVGTPPGAYRRAAAGG
- a CDS encoding FtsX-like permease family protein, with product MLRITLRSFAHHRAGALATGLVALVGMILVTGMTSLLGTGLAASTAAADRPFLVQFPLIMGGWAVAIVVFAMVSTVGVALGGRAEEIAGIRLIGATPRQVQGMLVLETAAVTAVAAPPGLAGGYLVGWAVMGGIRSAGLTASATVFAPGVALPALGVLVVLAASVLAAWIGSRAPASRSPVADAAPPARGRQAGVPAGRAASPPGS
- a CDS encoding SDR family oxidoreductase, giving the protein MRAAGWGRVVLISSDVVGQPMPAAATYPAAKGALEAAALVLAVREARHGVLTNVVRPGFTRTERALTHPGFGQEAIDAEGARTPTGRICTPEDVASTVAYLASAANGHVNGEVVSVAGGRHLTR
- a CDS encoding FtsX-like permease family protein, with the protein product MILAGLGSSAAVLGMDPADVRTTAMTGPGCVLVAVGLCVLAPELVALVNLTLRAARRTEATASSHLAAINLAAAPERVRPAVTFLTLFVGVAAGTLSMQGIENATGQAGGTGQVLASINYLVVALIAAFMAIALTNNLVAAINRRRAEFAVLSLIGSTPVQTRRMLTRELAAATAVSTVAGGAGAFLTVLPFALVKTGDPAQAAAPLPYALTILVGAGVTLGVSSLVGRRVIRTA
- a CDS encoding GlxA family transcriptional regulator; translated protein: MHIVAVLALDQVIPFDLATPIEVFTRTRLPDGRPAYEVRVCAERRQVEAGAFAIQAPWGLDALQDAGTIIVPGTTAPQAPLSPEVRDALRAAAANGARIASICSGAFPLAATGLLAGLRATTHWAAAGLLAAAHPDIDVDPDVLYVDNGQFLTSAGAAAGLDLCLHLIRRDHGSAVAADAARLSVMPLEREGGQAQFIAHDHAPDPRGSALEPLLTWLQDNLGRDLSLADIAAQAGVSTRTLIRRFTEQTGTTPLQWLHRARVRRAQHLLETTRHSVERIAAEVGFGSPTSFRERFKRTTGVTPHAYRRAFT